Genomic segment of Apostichopus japonicus isolate 1M-3 chromosome 8, ASM3797524v1, whole genome shotgun sequence:
GTATTACAAGCCCAGCACACTACCAACCAAGCTACTGTATCTGGGTCCTTAGTTGGCAGTGGTCCCTATgcaatcttttcttttctggcCGGgagtaataattataaaattaattaagaaaAGGAATAATAGAACACTGACTGGGAAAGTTTAGTACATTTTtgtaaatgaacaaataaattAGCTCATTTGATTAGATTTCATAGTACTTGAtgacttacagtactgtaccttatTCCATTTTTCCTGTAGTGAGCATGGTGtaagaatgaaaaataaatttactgtatCAAATTTTAGCATGGCCAAAACTTTACAATAGTTGCTCTTAGAGTTTTATAAGTATACTGATGCAAGAACATAAAGCTactttacagtactgtatgtttgaCAGTAAATTACATTCAGTCCTCTCTCAGTCCTCTCATACATGGGTATGTTTGTTAATAACTTGTGTCACGAGATGAAAAAGATGGCATTTTAGGTATACTACAAACAGTATGTTCAACTCTTCATACATCTAGGCATCTGTTTACTTATGATATCATAAGAAGCCAATTTAACCGTAGCATGTTACTACTTCAGACAAGTTCAATGCTAGCACTGTACATGTAGGCATCTGTCCATTTGAATCACTCATGAACCCAAACAAGATTTTAACACTTTTGCTATACTGCAGTGCGTGCAAAACTATTTTAGAGCTTTGCATTTGTAGAGCAACTTGCCAAATTTTGctagacatactgtatataataaataaataaagaaaaacacaccagaaaaattccactttacGACCGGTttgtccttttgggactcatcaggcgaaggtaggaatctaACCCTGGATCTTGCATCACAGACCAAAGTctgtaccactcgaccacagtgattctactggtgtgtgaattgcgtataaactggctttgttagtttgtataactgtcatttaGGGCGTATTACCTAAGTGCTATGATTGCACAGAGTGCACCCCAAATTTTGTGTAGTGGTTTTGATGGCTCTATtaattttgtctcttataaaattcTCTGAATTCTGCGAAGTTTTGGACCATTTTGCATCTCACTTTGATATGTGATTCTGgtgacattattattattaaattattattaacttATTAATGGCTTAGACCCAAACTTAAACTGGATAGTATGTCGATGCAAAAAGATGGCTGtgaataataatgtttttaaattttgtgtagcagatTTCGGTCTCCTATAAAATGCTACATGTATGATTCCTATGTACAAACGTTCTATACAACTTTCCACAGTGTGCAGCAATCTGCCCATATTGCATGGCATCAATGCTGTACCCATAAAAATTATTTCCATACACATGTACTGTATTTCGTTGTCCTGCTTTGACTAATACTCACCGTTTTAAGTTATCTGCTTTGATGAAAGACGCCGAGAATAACTGGACATGACTcagaacaaagtaaaaccacAACACAGCAGCTACAGCTGTAGTGCTCGCCATTAGTCTTCTCGTGGCAGAGACTCTTCTCAGACGAAGAAACAGCGATTCGCTCTCGTCGGCGTTAGACTACAGAAAAAGAAATACAGATCGTAGGAAACGAATGCATAGAACAATATAAGTTAAATAACAAtatcaacaaaacaaatatgcatGAAATGAAGACAAAAAAGTACATAGTACGGAAGTAACACAAgggttaaaatattaaaagaaaattaatgccAAATATGATCATCAAAGTGTTAGAGAGTGGAAGAAACTATTGGATGAATATACTGCGAAGAATCCTGTCGCTTCACTTTCTGAATGATAGATAGTCAGTGAGTATAAAGGGAGGGCGCAGTTCTAAAATGTTTCCTGTCATGTACGCTTAGGTAGATGGGAGAGTGCAAATGCAgagggagacaggtaagagatgAGGGAAGTAATTATAATGATTCGTTGCACGGTGACGAAAAAAGGTTTAAAATAACAACCAATTtgggtttttttatttttatttttcatttgatcgtttttgacatatatatacagaattGTGCAAAAACTTCCCTATTAACCAGTTTGGTATTCTCATCTTTACATTTTACTGTACAAATTAATTTACCTTTTCTAATGCAACACAAATTGAAAACCagtaacaatttcaaatttgagtACATATAATTCTCGAATATACATGCTAATTATTTCCCCTATAgctcaagaaaataaaatataatgatcaacatatatatatatatatatatatgaagaaaatgTCTAAAAAACAATGGCATGCATGAATTGTATCTGTTTGTGTAAAATATGCAAATCTTGTTGGTATAAAGCACACTGGTTCAGTGTCACATTGTATGCATAATTCATGGCAAAGCATGTCAAAATAATGTAGACAAAGTAGCTGTGTACTGCACAACTTTTGGCCAAATCATATGGAAATTGTCATACCCAAGcttaaaatttcacaatttattaAGCCACTTGCTAAAAAAATGCCACTGGTGCTAAATAAAATCTACTGGCTGAATAAAATCAATTTCTCCCTGGAACTTTCCTGTATTACAATACACACCAATTACTTTGACAGGCTTTTGGGAGCAGCCCAATCACATTTACTGATATAATAAGCAATAAAATAGGGCTTATTGTAGGTACAGAAATCATGCCGAATCTTTTACTACCGATTGTTAACTGACTTCCAAAGAGTTACAGTTCTTAATATGTCACTGGTAGAAAATTGCCAGTGCCTTTTGTTTGTTGCAAAATCCACCAAAATCATACAACCAGTAAATAGCCCAAACTTTGACGCCTGATACCAACACAAACCATAAATTTGCGAAACGTAATATCCAAATTAAAACTTTCAGTGACTTACCATATTTGcttaaatcatgaaaatatatttgtcCAAAATGAAATGTGAAAACTTCACTGTATTCCTTTGAAAGTGATAAACCACAGCTGACTATAAAACTGAACCAATTACTACATTTTTGGATTTAATTATAATCTCATAGGACAAATTTTACCGTGGACTACAGTAATACTCTACCAATAGAAGAAATCAACCTATTAAATCtaaccaccatcatcattttatatTCCCCAGTAACATTTTTGCAATGGGTTTCTTTTTAAATACAATGTTGACACAAATTCTAATCAATAAAACTGATAGCAGCTGGCACTGAAGCAGTGCAAGAGGTGGCTACACTCTTTGTAATTAATAATTCAAGAgcttaaacaaaaaaatatcacCTCTTAAAAAATTTGTGAAGAGAACCGCCAGCTATCGGTACTACTGTATAGTTTAAATAACCCACACGAAACTTGTTTTGAAGATGAACGATTTTAATTTGCTGGTTCGCAAAAAatgacagctttgaaatggaaTTCAGTCAAGATGGACACACTCTTTGATGATGACCTGGGAAAGTGATAAAGTTTGCCTGTAAGTGTGCTCCACTTGGAATAAGGTTCAAACATTcaattttctctctctctcgatCTGATCCATGTTGGCCAGTCTCAGAAAAAGGTTTACAACATGCAAATTTGATGCTGTTGTCTATTTCTAAATTAGCAATATTAATCAACATTTCATAATGTATACTAAACATTCATATGAAATTTGCTGCTTTTCCCTAAATTAATTTATAATGAAATTAATGCACAGATCCTGGGGTAAACATATGTCTTTATATGTTGGCAATTTCCTACTCCAATTGAATTGTTATTTTCTGTCAATTTAATGACAAGTATGAGGATGAATTAAAGCAGATGAGGCTTTAATATTCAGCACAATATACTTTTATACAATAGTTTTCCAAATTAAATTAGAAAACACTCTGCTAACACAGAGGtacatacaaacaatacatagaACTGAAAGTTCCATTTGTAACAGTGAAAATGAAGTCGTAGAGTATTACAGTACTTCTAAAATAAATGTTGCAGTTAGCTTTTACCTATGAACTCATGCCTCAATAAGTGTTCACAACATTATAACTTTGTACGGAAAGCCAGAAACTTGCACGAATGTATAGTTATTTAATGAGCAAGATGACCCTACTGCCGGTTTTCAATACATGAATACACCTATTGAGCATCTTCTTACAACGGATTCTTGCAAAGTTTGAGAGAAAGATATTCCTCAATTTTAAGCCGGCCTCACACCACCCATATGTGAATGGGAAAGATAGCTCAACTGTCGTGACCCGACATATTTTCTATATAAGTCGACCAATATTCTTACACACAGTGAATGACTGATGAGCCGGGACCCAACTACATACTCctgtgggggggagggagaggactTTAGCCACACTCTGAGACAAAaatcaggggggggggctcaggCAAAAATTCCTCGTCtatagtatataaatatgtagcaTGAATATGGGGTACAACCAAAAACAAATGTTCAACTttgttttaaaagttgcaaatatatactgtatagcaccattttgcatcttaaaAGCACCTtccattttaccaaatttatcaTTGGAAACGGGACATCCTATCCCTAGACCCTGCCTGACTTTCCATCTTatccccccccctacccccagTACAAAACAAGGTGATTGCACATCTGCTGATGAGCTTCCACTTGACAACAAAATGGCTACCCCCATGATTGATCACATTTCAATTGACATGCATTGCCTGCAAAGTGGTACTTACTGTAACTGACCTAAATGACTATAACACACTCTTAATCCAGATGGAAAAAATTAAACGTTGCATTTTCAAGAACTGAAGCAGACATTAAAATGGCTACCACTGGAAAAATTGTTGCTATAAAACACTTGCCAGCTAAACCACAATTTCCTTTTCACAACATTTGGTTGACTTAAGTCAATAGGACAGTGGGTTACTGacttgtacagtatgtatgttacattaatgttaaatATTCAGAACTGCAAACTTATGTCATATAAGCCAACACTTTGATCTATATTTCCTTgttaaatttttcaaaatttgatgaaaactgATCAAAATCATTTATCCACCTACAGTCAAAGATTGATAGTAttcttttatgattttatttgatTCCAACAACTTGATACCTGCAAAACCTAGCACTATACCAAGTATCACATGCAAGCTAAAGACTAAAAAATAGGGGGGAGGAGGAAGTCTGCCACGGATATGCCATgccacagcccccccccaaaaaaaaatgttttccctATTTTTGTAGATCATTGAGTAAAGCTTTGCCAacgatagcaccattttgcatctaagccacgTTAACaaataaccacaaaaaaaaacatagggggacaccccttccccttagaaCCCTTCCCCAGGTTGGCATCCCCTGCAAATGTGACAGAGATCCCCCCCTAGCTGGTATCAACTATTCTACGTATGTCACTGATACCGAGGTACCTAATAACATCTATTCTAAGGTCACCTaccaaagtcaatttcagcATTGAAGTTACCTTCACCATGAAAACAATGAACAGGAAAATCAAAGGAAAAGTGAAATATTGCATTTCCTATTGTTATGATGATTTTCGTTTTGAACAAATAGACAGTCACGAGACAAAGTTGATATCGTACACACTGTTTTCCATATTTAGCTTTTGGGGGAACGGTTCGATGCCACTTACATATTTCTTTCACATCACTGGTCAATAAAGTCTATGCTGTCCCGTGACATTCGTCAGttctaagaaaaaaaacaggattAATTGGCAATGATCGAAGACCTAAGACCTCAATCTTTTTGCAGCGTGCTATATTCGGTACTATATCTACATCATtacttcttaaaaaaaaacagcaccTAAAATAGGCAATTTATATTTGGCCGGTACAATCTGTCGACTTAAGCAAACGAGCAAAACGTTACCCAAATACTGTAACACTACAATTTGTCAAACCAGGAACTTGCTTAGaaattggaataaaaaaaaaatttatgagAGAATATACTCATgacgtcacactgtaaattgatTCAGCAGAAGAAAAGGAGATCATTAAGGTTGGTTTGGTTTCATCTTTCAGTTTGAATACGAAACTAAAACTAATTGAGTTCCTAATTGCTGTCTATAATGATTGCACAATTGCAGTTGGCTTAATATTTATTACGCAAGAAAGTCTTCACTGCCAAAAGACACGCAACACACATGTCATTTGATTGACAACTAGGTTGCCTTATTTCACTAAGCTGTACATAAATGTATCCACAATATCAAACTTTGCTAAACACAAACTTTGCTAATTCACTTCAAGACAATTCAGAAATGATATCCAGAATATTAGCTCACAATTTTGCCTGCATGATGAACTTTGACCCTAGCATACAGTAAAGTTCATATTCTGGCTGGCTAGCTGTGTGTATGCACTACTATGGACATACTGAACTTGTCAAGTCTCACAGGTTTACCATAAAGTTCATAGTTTTGCATCATTTCCATGTCAAAactcatactgtacatgcaaaaTCTTTAaccattaaaggcattgaagactcgcgcacaaagaaacgtctcatgccggtaatctgacctagtttcgaatgaggtgtaacaaaagtgttagacaccaccatcgatcccagaaaatacacacacagcttgctaccgtcggtaattagacactagtgtacagtcaatacatgcagctacggtcaatacccacaacacagtgtacatatagcagcgatctcaggtctagataaaagataacaaggtatcacgtttcattactgtctgcattttgtagcgacaagaaaaaaaacttcacttgcaagctacgaaaagttaactttttcagagggcggcacacggtttggggcgagtcttcaatgcctttaaaacaaaGTATGTACAAGCAGACTCACATATAGTTGAGAATgtttttcatattaattaaaatacacTGTCAACGGAATACAGCGCTAAATACTAAATTGACTTGTAAGTCAGACAGTTGATTTGATGAGTTTTATTGGAGTTTATTAGAAAGTTTTATAAAATCTCCAGCTTTCATGCGCCAATGTCAAGGTTTTTAATTTGGAAATGGCCATGTCTACAACTTTATAGGGTGTTGGCAGGTCTGCTGTTGACTTCAGAACTAACTAACCATTATCAAGTGTCAAACATAAATTGTAAACTAATGACATTAATTGACAGTCAGTTTACAATCAGGTAAGAAGCTATCCCTACTGTAGGTACAATCAAACTGTAGTtcagttgtatgtatgtatgtattttagatcctcctgcaagcaggaactcccgaagaagcctcattggcttatcaaagccgcaagctgattgaagtcagtctcttagattaatattcatatccatgattatgaattgtcaacaactctgtagctGGACGACTCAcagtacattaatcttggagtgactcgaactggggaccttatgattggaaggcaccgggagttaaccactgagctaacactcctagctaacactcctagctaacactcctagctaacactcctagctaacactcctagctaacactcctagctaacactcctagctaacactcctagctaacactcctagctaacactcctagctaacactcctagctaacactcctagctaacactcctagctaacactcctagctaacactcctagctaacactcctagctaacactcctagctaacactcctagctaacactcctagctaacactcctagctaacactcctagctaacactcctagctaacactcctagctaacactcctagctaACACTCCACAGTTACTGAGCCTGTGCTATATACCTGGATTTACTTTCCTGTATGTGTTTGTTATGTTGCACGCGTATATTGTAAGAAGTAGAATGAATGCATGTAATTAACCTGAATAAATAAGTACACAAGAAACGAATGTATACATGAACCATTTATTCTGTGTCTTCCTTGGTCAGTACTCATATCACAACTGTCCTCATCCAtatcttatattatataataatataaataaggCAGACTCAGCAGGAGTCCGGTAGGGTCACAAGCTGACCCTATTGGTATGTAGGTTGCAGGCATATGACAGGTGATATTATACAGTGAGTAATAATGGTCGATTAGATAATAGCTAATATATCACATTGGTAATAATGGATGGTCGATTAGATAATAACTAATGTATCACAGTGTTTAATCAGTGGAGTAGTTTCAAGTATGAGCAATTAGCATCTATAACAATGATACATTGATTTGAACATCATAATAAGTCTCTATCGATCAGGCTGCTGATTCAGAATTTAGGGTGACTCCAAGGTCAAATTTGAAGAACTAGGTTTCAGTCTCGGTTGTTCTTGAGTTGTAATATTATAGTACTTACAGAAAGTACTCTGATGATGGCAATCAACCACAGTATGATTTTTACTTGGGGTTGGTTTGCAAATTTACAAATACCTCCAATAAAATTGGCACACAAATTACCTTcagaacaaaaaaacaactttaGTCACATGTAGTGCATCAATAGTTTCAATGCTAGATTCATTTGGGGAGGGGCTTTCGCTCATGAACTCCATCCAGGCAATTATTGTAgacccccccacctcctcccccctctTCCATTTTTCGGTACTTGGTAAGTAGAGGAGTAGTTACCAATGGGGTGATTAAAAAGAAACGTATTTTAGTTTCCTGATGTACAAAGATACAAGAAGAGACAGTTAGACACAGACATGAATccaaaagcaataatattttaatgtttaagcAGCTCACTTTCTACATGCCATAATGTCCCATTTGACATGGAAACTGGAAAATGTAAAGTTTCTATTCTCTCTCCATTACAAAAAAACTATTCATAGAAATATGCATGTGTACACACCAAGAACACCACTACAAATCATGAAAGAGTTGAATTGTAAACAAGTTTTCAGAGTGCGGAAATGTGGCatataaggagtaaagtttgtTCCTTTTAATATCTTATCTTTGGACGTCCATGCAAAATAATACTAAAGTACTAACCAAATAATAAAGTACTCAATAAGAGTTTCATGCATTTCGCATTCCACACTTATAGCATTTACTAACTAAAGCAAACAGCTATAATTACTGTTTTTGCATTGACAGTCATAGAAATATGGAAGGCTGATGAAGAAATGTTGCTCAAACAACTGCAATATTGATTTCAAATTTGTGCATAGGTTTAGGGTAAAATATTAACGTAAAAGTAGAGGatctgacgtttcaatcctagcatgATCTGCAGCGGGTTAACTGAACGAAACAAACTAAGAATACATTAAGCGACACAGAAGAACAGAAAGTTAAATTGACCAAATATTAATGACAGTGAAAACTGGAAGTCACTGATCATCGATCTTCACCTAACATCATTAAAAAGTTCACTTTACAGAAAGTAGTAGTTGAAAGTAGTTCTCAGGCTAATCACATAATTTGTGACCTTTGGAATTTAACTCAAAAGTTACAGGGTATATAGTCAAAGACTGCACATTCAACAGCATGTCCTTACAGTATTGTGAAAGAACTGAGAGGTACGATGGATAAGATCAATCTTAGGCAATTCGAATGAAAGTTTTAGATTTGCATTCAAAGGATCACACTGtataatttcattatttacaaatattttcatCACATTCATGAAAAAGGCACTCTGACACACAAATGCAAGTTCTTGTCATCAAACAGCAGTTGAACACAAATTTAGCTAGTTGGCATACCCACATGCAACAGACACCTACATAAACAACCTACCCGACTGTGTCGCTTCTGATGTAAGAATGTTTGGAGATTATTTAATTCTGTACCGACAAATAAATTCCCGTAGTAAttgtgacaatcttcaaaaagacATAAATTCACTCTGTAACTGGGAGTCAGCATGGCAGATGAGTTTCAACAAATCAAAATGCTTCATTATGCGGATGACTCACAAGAAGAATATTCCAAATCATGAGTACTCAATGGGTGACTCCATCCTTCAAGAGGTTAAACACCATCCCTACCTTGGAGTCGAACTTTCAAGTGACCTTACTTGGTCAAAACACATCAACCAGTCGGTAAATATTGCCAATAAAACCCTTGGTCTTATCAAACAAAATTTTTGGAATTGTGCATCATCGGCAAGAGAAACAGCTTGTTAGACCCAAACTGGAATATGCCAGTGTAATCTGGGACCCTCATCAGCAAATCCACAAAGAATCCTTGGAAAAAGTTCAGCGACGTGCTGCCAGGTTCGTCAAAAATGACTATAGTCGCTTTAGTAGTGTCACAGACATGTTAAAAGATCTCAATTGGGATACTCTCGAAAACAGAATCAAAGCACGACTTGTTACCATATATAAAGAGACTCATGGCCTAATTCCAAGCAACATAAATAACCTTCTTGAAGACAAAGACAAACCAACTACACGTCAATCTCACAGTTTGAATTATAAAATTCCTCAAGCTCAAAAGAACTGTTATAAATATTCGCTTTATCCTCACACCATTTCTCAGTGGAACGCACTCCCACCTGATCTGAAATCAGCACCAAACATCGCCTCCTTCAAGTGCATGCTGGGAAGTCAGCAGCACCATTAGCAAAACTCGAAGGACTGCACGTCAACAGCCACATCAGGGGCGATTTGTGCAGTACCACACCAAGACACCAAAACTGCATCAGTGGTATGGTGGCTTCGTCTAGATCATAGACGTAGGGTTAGCAGTAGGGCTAGGAGAAAATACACTGGGGCtaacataaaatacattttagctGACTGGAAATATTATCAAAGCCGTCTTCGTGGTTTCGTTGGTTACCATTAAACCTTAACGGGAGGCctatgggcctaggctaggcttgaCCTAATTGTTTCTGTCTAACCAGGGACTTCgtataaatataacatacagtaggttaggcctactagtactagAACCATGCAGTATTGGAGCTGCAAAAAACACAGTGTTAACATACCTTAGGCGAGGTCCTTTCCACTCAAAGATTCACGTATTTTTAAAAGTAACTGTCTTGAGGTGAATTGTCAAACTAATGTACACAATCGCGCAAGCTGCACGACTCGCAGTTATTGTCTTTGGTCGATTGAAGTTTCCCAGCAACTGTAGCTATATATAAACGATTGCGCCTATTATCCTGCCTGCGATGCAAAATTGTCGCGTCCTGCTTGTGTATTGTTCTAGATATAACTTTTGGGAATTTCCCTCCTCCATCTGAATCATCACTGCGCAGACTCTCAGTAATGTATTACTTCACTTGGGAAATGTCCCGtcaatcatggaggtaaaaacagacctccatgcgTCAATATACCAGTGATGATTAAAGTAAAGGCATGTTCCCTTTAATTGGAATACTTTGTCGCCACAGCGAACATTACATGGGGCGGGGAACCTGAGGAGGAATTCAAAGGGCTGATATTGACAGGGAGTTTAATCTGGGTTATATTTATGAACATATCGGTAGGCTGAATGGCGCTATGTGTGTTTAATTAAAGTTCCGCTTGTTTCGTTTGTAGAGGACTTCACTTTTCTTAAATCGGAAGTGCGCCCTCATTTTTATAAGATTAATTACGATCGATAATCACTCTATCAATGTCATGACTAATACTAGGTCAAGAGACATTGGTTtcgataaaacaatggatggtTTTATTCCGACGAACGATAAGCGAAATCTTTCACACAACGATAGAATATATAGCTACTTACGACTTACGACTTGGATTACGATATTCAACGGATCGACAACGCTTATACTTACGACGAAATTACGCTTAAACGGAaaacttttattgtttttccctacttttattcaatatcaaatcGGATACGTGTTGCCCTGCTTCCGGGCGAATTGTTTTTATGGATTAGGATTTTGATAGCGGAATTTGTGTTGGATTTTTAATTGGATCCTGTCTGTAGTATTCGTACGAGACGGCGACCTAGCGCAAATAGGACTGTAGTGTTTGAGGTGAGTGACGTACTTTTATCTTTCATATAATTTACCACCTAATAACCCTAGCGTCCAAAGTGGTGACCCCGACGTGATTCAGCTAGGTTGCCTTGAATACTTCCCATGTACTAAAAATCGCATAATTTTTTACTACTGTTTTTCGCATTGGAATAAtataatactgtacatcatgGATCCAGAAAATTCCCACGAAACACAACAATCGCTATCCGCAGTTAGTATTAAATTACCTCCGTACTGGCCCAATGACCCAATTATCTGGTTCGCACAGGTTGAGGCGCAATTCGTAACGAGGAGAGTTACTAACGAGGATACAAAATATTCCTACGTGATATCGTCCCTACAACCGGAAATAGCCCAGGAAGTACGCGACTTGCTCATAAGTAAGCCAAGCGAACAACCCTATAAAAAACTAAAGGAGGAGTTGATTAAGCGAACAACGGCTTCGGAGCAAAAACGGCTCCACCAGTTGTTAATTTCTGAAGAATTGGGGGATCGGAAACCCACGCAACTGTTGCGCAAAATGCGTCAGCTGCTAGGAACAAACACCCTTCATgcgaacattttgaaacaacttTTTGTTCAGCGACTTCCATCGAGCGCCCAACTAATTCTGGCGTCGATGAGCGACACCACACCGATAGAAACCGTAGCCGAGTTAGCGGATAAAATCATGGAAGTAACTCCTGCATATCCTCCCATCGCTGCCATACAAACATCCCAGGCCCAGGCACAAAAATCAGAAGTGCAACAACTAAGTGAACAAGTCCGTGAACTCACTGCCCAAATTGCTTCACTAAAGTCAGAGGTCAGGGAGCGCAGTCGAAGCCGATCTCGAAGCCGACAAAGATTCAATTCCCAGTCAAATAATACCAGTAACGTCGACAGTGATATTTGTTGGTATCATCAATCATTTGGTGATAAGGCCAGGAAATGTAGAGCGCCATGCAAGTATCCAAGCAATTTAAAGCCGGAAAACGAACAGGCCAGCGTGTAACGGTGGCGAGcgttggccaaaatcgaagccGCCTGTTTTACATTCGTGACAGAACCACCACGAAACGTTTTCTCATTGATACAGGGGCAGCGGTCAGTGTGGTACCCCCCGTACGTTGTGACCTATATAATCGCGGAAAAGGGCCATATCTTCAAGCGGCAAATCGGACCAAAATAGACACTTTCGGGCACAAGTCACTAACACTCGATATTGGTTTGCGTAGGAACTTTCCGTGGGTCTTTGTGATCGCCGACGTGGAAACTGCTAttctcggttgtgatttcttaCGATATTTTGGATTACTTGTCGATATTCGAAATAATACACTTATCGACAGGTTAACCAATCTGACTATTGAAGGCATCTCAACCGAAGAAACGTCCCTTTGTCCGATGTTTGCCACAACACCTAACGATTCACCTTATCATGCTCTATTAAAGGAATTCCCAGAAATTTTGCgggtaacttt
This window contains:
- the LOC139971500 gene encoding uncharacterized protein gives rise to the protein MDPENSHETQQSLSAVSIKLPPYWPNDPIIWFAQVEAQFVTRRVTNEDTKYSYVISSLQPEIAQEVRDLLISKPSEQPYKKLKEELIKRTTASEQKRLHQLLISEELGDRKPTQLLRKMRQLLGTNTLHANILKQLFVQRLPSSAQLILASMSDTTPIETVAELADKIMEVTPAYPPIAAIQTSQAQAQKSEVQQLSEQVRELTAQIASLKSEVRERSRSRSRSRQRFNSQSNNTSNVDSDICWYHQSFGDKARKCRAPCKYPSNLKPENEQASV